A part of Apostichopus japonicus isolate 1M-3 chromosome 10, ASM3797524v1, whole genome shotgun sequence genomic DNA contains:
- the LOC139974695 gene encoding ADP-ribosyl cyclase/cyclic ADP-ribose hydrolase-like yields the protein MAHLSSRISILLNGALDIAVVLLVMNIQHVDCHMTQGNIMLPPGTTKYLAEIFSGRCSDYTDCTLPHSFQCKTNPQRSLVNCTAALYEFLQAFADVDPCEVPDDAYDKILTEAMIHSEPDETLFWSGTMEIAINIATVTSRYTSIERTLAGYILNGLTWCGQAAHGVTPTYQTSSCPRCINGKPDASYQFWRSASRHFAAQARGDVSLLLDSTRKNGAFRNTSTFAMEELPNIDPMKVDHVYIHLVQNVSAPINTTRETCDTGSIKVLRSLLETKGLNYTCTEDDLEFMMIQCVEYQDAIPCQSLFSSATIFTSSTSVVSMTLLSLSHLITFLSR from the exons ATGGCTCATCTTAGCTCCCGAATTTCCATTCTTCTTAATGGCGCCCTCGATATAGCTGTAGTGCTActtgtcatgaatattcaacatgtCGACTGTCACATGACTCAAGGTAATATAATGTTACCACCCGGAACAACTAAGTACTTGGCTGAGATATTTTCAGGTCGATGCAGTGACTACACGGATTGTACTTTACCACATTCATTCCAGTGTAAAACTAATCCCCAAAG GTCATTGGTAAATTGCACAGCGGCTTTATATGAGTTTCTTCAAGCATTCGCAGATGTCGACCCGTGCGAAGTACCCGACGATGCTTATGACAAGATACTTACTGAAGCTATGATACATTCAGAACCCGACGAG ACACTGTTTTGGTCAGGTACAATGGAAATCGCCATTAATATTGCTACTGTCACCAGTAGATACACTTCGATAGAACGGACGTTGGCTGGCTACATCCTGAATGGATTAACGTGGTGTGGACAAGCCGCACATGGAGTTACGCCTACTTATCAGACGTCCAGCTGTCCCCGGTGTATAAATGGGAAGCCAGATGCAAGCTATCAATTTTGGCGATCGGCATCTAGACAT TTTGCCGCTCAGGCTCGGGGTGATGTGTCCTTGCTTCTAGACTCAACAAGAAAAAATGGCGCTTTCCGAAACACCTC AACATTTGCGATGGAAGAGCTACCAAACATTGATCCCATGAAAGTTGATCACGTGTACATTCATTTAGTTCAAAATGTTAGCGCCCCCATCAACACAACTCG AGAAACATGCGACACTGGATCAATTAAGGTGCTAAGGAGTCTGCTTGAGACAAAAGGACTTAATTATACATGTACTGAAGATGATCT AGAGTTTATGATGATACAATGTGTGGAATACCAGGATGCCATTCCGTGtcagtcattgttttcttcggCTACAATCTTCACGTCATCTACATCGGTTGTTTCCATGACCCTTCTCTCGTTAAGCCATCTTATAACATTCCTCTCCCGGTAA